The stretch of DNA TTAAAGCTTTAGTTATTGTTGTTACACTTACGTCCATTGTTTGGCAAGAGTTGCCGTTAGAAACATGTATGTCACTGTGTCAGTGTTGGGTAGGGATAACTATAAGTGTGAAATTTAGTGAACCTCTAGTCTTAAGGACTCCTATTTACTTTAAAAGACAAATTACGTATGTTGTAATGATATGGAACCCGGCAGAATAGAATGGAtatagaggattcatatagccgaccacAAGTAGTTCGAGATTGAGGCATAGTTGATTATTGAACTGTGTTATTTTGTTCAACTTGGTATATTTTCAGCTTTTCACCATAACACATGGAGTTATTAGTTGTTCTATTTCATTTCTTATATGTAGTATTTTTCAGTCTCACCTTTCATCTTTTCTAACTTAATACTCTGGTCATCTGTATGCTACTAGGATTTGTAGAAATAGATTATAGTTGATGATGTTTGGATGGTCAGTCTTTTCCTTTATCTTGTACTTATAAATGCCAATGACATTTTTTATTATGGTATGTCATGAATGTACTATTAGGTTTCGAGGTCCTTTGGTCTTTAAGTAGATTTACTTCTTTAGTAACTCCTTCCTTGTACTAGACTAAAAGAATCTAGATGTGGAGATTGTTTCATTTTTTCTACCTGTCTATCGTGTtttggtttgacttttgtatCTTTCACTTGCCATTAAAAGCAAGATTTGTTCCAACTGTTATAAGGGGTTATCTTTCAGCAGATCAGGCCTTATTATTATGTATTATCCAAACAATAGGTCATGTGTTTATGATAAGCAGATTAGCCCTTTTGAGAATTGTGGTATCTTTGGTTAAATTGGTGTTACCTTCTTTTTAACTGTTCCTGGAGTTTCCGAATGACACAAGTTGTATTTGTTTTCCTCAGATTGTTCCATTCCATTCAAGAATTGGCTGGATGGAGAGAGACCATCCAGATATTGTCACCCCTGGAAAGACGGATCAAAATGATATTCATGGTTCTAACCCTGACCTCAATAAGGTCAACATCGAGCCAAATGCTTTGCGTGTTTCTGCTTCCCCCGACATCACGGAGAATCGTACTCAGAAACCTGCAGAAAAGGTTACTTCTTTAGCAGGGGAACAAGGAAATCAGATCAGAGAGGATGAGGAGAATCATAGTGAAAATGCTCAAAACCAGTTGGTGCTTTATGATCCTGCTGTTGCTGCTGCTGGTGAAGTTGAACCTCTCCGTGCTCGAAGAAACTCCTTCCCGAATTATACATCTAGGGTTTTGCCATCTGTAGGGGCATTTACTGTGCAGTGTGCTAGCTGTTTCAAATGGCGGCTCATACCTACAAAGGAGAAGTATGAAGAAATAAGGGAACACATATTGGAGCAGCCCTTCTATTGTGAAACAGCTCGTGAGTGGCGTCCGGAGGTATCGTGTGATGATCCACCTGACATCACTCAAGATGGAAGCAGGCTGTGGGCAATTGATAGACCTAACATTGCTCAGCCTCCTCCAGGGTGGGAACGGCTTTTAAGAATCAGAGCAGAAGGAGGCACCAAGTTTGCTGATGTGTATGTCTTGCATTTCTTTCACTACTCGTTTACTGTTAATACTTAAATACAAGTGATGCTTTCCTTTTAAGCTATGAAACTTGGCATCGATGTGCAAAATAAAAGCCGTGGttctttaaatttttttctttgtCATGATTTACAGGTACTATGTTTCGCCATCTGGCAAGAGACTTCGTTCCATGGTTGAAGTTCTAAAGTATGTTCAATTTATCAAGTTGATCTGGCTTTGCAGAACGTGTTTCTTTTCCTCATGTCTTCTTGGACTGGTCTAAATTGTTGGCACTGACAATAGGGAATATGTGTTTTCATTTGCATTTCTGTTGTGGGTGTTGTTTAATGCTCTCTCTTCCCAGGCACTTGGAGGAACATCCGGAGTATGTGGCACAAGGTGTACAGACATCACAGTTTTCATTTCAGATCCCAAGACCTCTACAGGAAGACTATGTTAAGAAGCGTCGTCCAGCACCTTCACGTGATGGTCCTTCTGATGGTATGGACGTGTATAAGACATGCTTAAATTAGAAATAAGATCTAGCATTATGATGATGTTTGCATGCAACATGCCTGGAAAAAAACTATGCTTTTACGTGTTATTTGTGCTTGTATCAATTGAATGGTAATAACATTTCTGCTTGGGAAAACTACATGGCTTCCTTTAGGATACCGTTTTACTCTAAATGTGTTCTATGACTCATATATCTGTCTATAATGAATCAACATTCACAAGCGAACGCTTCTAAGATAAGAACTGTTTTGCTAGAATGGTATCATTGGGAatatgactaaagatatttattCTACCTGGACATCCTAAATGATATGAACTCTTCTGCCAGAATGGTATCATGGGGAACTTCTCTTAGGGTAATAATCTACTTAACATCCTAGAAGGATACCTCACTAGTGGTTCTTTCCTTTCTGCAGTTAGCCTTTATACCTATCAATAAAACATTGATCCATCATTCTACTCTATTTTAGTCTTTGTTGCGTTCTAGCTTGTTGTCTCCTTGCCTATAAACAATACTTTTGTCAACCTTGTAATATTAAAATTGGTTAAGTTGGACCAATTGACTGGTGTGTTGTAAATTTCTAGATTGAAAACCTTGTGACTAAGTTTTGTATATCATGATCTACTTCGGTATGTCCTTGATCCATATAAACTGATCACTTTTTATTTGTCCAAATACTGATTTTATCATCCAGTTACTTGAGCTTCTTGGTAGAATTTTCAATTACAACCGGCTCAAAATTCGTGCTCACCACTGACAAGCATATCTATTGTTGTGACAGTTAATCCTATCTCATGGGTCGCTCCAGATGGCAATACAGGTTTACTGCTTGGTGGACCCGGACCGTCTGCACCTTCTGATACAGCCCCTTTAGATGTACTAGACGGTAACGCTCCAAAGAAACCTAAACTTATGGGTGACAGTGATTCAGTTATCTAAGTGAAAGTCGATGATTTTCATCTTCTTTGTTTTGGGGCTTATGATCTCATGAAGTCTATGATGCCCCAAAGCAATTTGTTGTAACTA from Nicotiana tomentosiformis chromosome 11, ASM39032v3, whole genome shotgun sequence encodes:
- the LOC104118520 gene encoding methyl-CpG-binding domain-containing protein 2-like, giving the protein MERDHPDIVTPGKTDQNDIHGSNPDLNKVNIEPNALRVSASPDITENRTQKPAEKVTSLAGEQGNQIREDEENHSENAQNQLVLYDPAVAAAGEVEPLRARRNSFPNYTSRVLPSVGAFTVQCASCFKWRLIPTKEKYEEIREHILEQPFYCETAREWRPEVSCDDPPDITQDGSRLWAIDRPNIAQPPPGWERLLRIRAEGGTKFADVYYVSPSGKRLRSMVEVLKHLEEHPEYVAQGVQTSQFSFQIPRPLQEDYVKKRRPAPSRDGPSDVNPISWVAPDGNTGLLLGGPGPSAPSDTAPLDVLDGNAPKKPKLMGDSDSVI